A region of Maribacter algicola DNA encodes the following proteins:
- the tsf gene encoding translation elongation factor Ts, whose amino-acid sequence MANITAAEVNKLRQTTGAGMMDCKKALVEAEGDFEKAIEILRKKGQKVAANRADRDSSEGAAIAKVNDNNTSGVIISLNCETDFVAKNDSFVTLANELADLAINYDTKEAFLAADFKGMSVQDKLTEQTGVIGEKIEIGGFERLSAPFVGSYIHAGNKIAVLTGLSASVDGADVVAKDVSMQAAAMNPVALNEEGVDQSIIDKEIEIAKDQLRQEGKPEAMLDNIAKGKLNRFFKDNTLVNQDFIKDSKQSVAQYVKSVDPNLEVTGFKRVALG is encoded by the coding sequence ATGGCAAATATTACAGCCGCAGAAGTAAATAAATTAAGACAAACTACAGGAGCTGGTATGATGGACTGCAAAAAAGCCTTGGTTGAAGCCGAAGGTGATTTTGAAAAGGCTATCGAAATCCTTCGTAAAAAAGGACAAAAGGTTGCTGCAAACAGAGCTGATAGGGATTCCTCAGAAGGTGCAGCCATCGCTAAGGTAAATGATAACAACACAAGCGGAGTAATCATTTCCCTTAACTGTGAAACCGACTTTGTGGCCAAAAATGATTCCTTCGTAACATTGGCCAATGAATTAGCTGATTTGGCAATAAACTATGACACCAAAGAAGCTTTTTTAGCAGCCGATTTCAAAGGTATGTCCGTTCAGGATAAATTGACCGAACAAACCGGTGTCATCGGTGAGAAAATCGAAATAGGAGGTTTTGAAAGATTAAGTGCTCCTTTTGTTGGATCTTATATCCATGCTGGCAATAAGATCGCCGTTCTTACAGGTCTTTCAGCTTCCGTAGATGGCGCAGACGTCGTTGCCAAGGATGTGTCAATGCAAGCAGCGGCCATGAACCCTGTTGCATTGAATGAGGAAGGTGTTGACCAATCCATTATAGACAAGGAAATCGAAATTGCCAAGGACCAACTTCGTCAAGAAGGTAAACCAGAGGCTATGTTGGATAATATTGCCAAAGGAAAATTGAACAGATTCTTTAAGGACAATACATTGGTCAACCAAGATTTTATCAAGGATAGCAAGCAGAG